The window TAAATATAAGCCCAAACACGGttataatatcattttcttgggttccttctcttttttatttctttcccTTTATTGGGTTAATAATTCTGAACTTGAGGAGGGTATGAACAAGGAATAACAACAGGTAAATCAAGAAAAAGGGACGGatgttcatgtttttttattgtgattatTCATTTTCTGGTTCTACTTCCTGTGGTTTTATTGATTGTGTTTCTGGGTTTCTAAGTGTTTTTGCTGTTCTTGAGTTTGTTTCTTAAATTTTGGATTAAAGCGCGCATTTTTtggtaaatatttgtttttaactactttttgttgattttatgtGGTATGTTATGAGGAGTTATGCTTGGTGTTTCTTGTCCTATTGTTCTTGATTAGGACATACTTATTTGATTTGTACTTTTGTTCACTATGGTGGTTGAAATGATCTTTGGGTTAGATCTTAGTGTGATAAACtggtttatattttgtatatattcttcaattttttccggggattttggaaattttctGCAAATTTCTTGGGAAATCAGGTTTATGATTTCTCAGACACGTGCATCCCTTCTCTGTAGTCCGTTCGGATCCGGATTctaaaaaataatctttttggTCTGTGTTGTGttgaaaaaaattcatattttttcagtggttttataaaaaaaaaaaaaaaatttgactttATGATCATAATCAGCGGGGTTgagtttttctttatttttgcgACTCCAACTGTGCAGGTAACGTCATAGAAGAAGTCCCTCTTGCATCCTGTTGCTGAATCTCGTGTTTTGGTGGAGCTCGAGTTGAATATACGTTGATTAAATCTGTCTGTTTCTACAAGTTTGATTTTTGGTGCTCTTTGATTCGAGATGATGATGTTTGAAGATATGGGTTTTTGTGGGGATCTTGATTTCTTTTCCTCGGCTCCTATCAAAGGATTAGATCTCTGCCCTCCGCAGTCTGCTGATCCCGAACCCGAGATCGAACCCCTAACCGAGCAAGTTGTGGAGGATGATTATACAGATGAAGAAATGGACGTGGATGAACTCGAGAGGAGGATGTGGAGAGACAAAATGCGATTAAAAAGGCTTAAAGAACTGAACAAGGGTAAAGAAAGTGTTGACTCTGTGAAAAAGCAGCAGTCTCAAGAGCAGGCTAGGCGAAAGAAGATGTCGAGGGCTCAAGATGGGATCTTGAAATACATGTTGAAGATGATGGAAGTGTGCAAAGCTCAAGGTTTCGTTTATGGCATCATACCGGAGAAAGGCAAGCCGGTGAGTGGTGCATCTGATAATCTTCGGGAATGGTGGAAGGATAGGGTCAGATTTGATCGGAATGGACCGGCTGCCATTGCGAAATATAAGGCAGAGAACTGCGTCCAGGAAATAAATGAGGCCGAAAATCCCCTTGGTCCGACTCCACATACCTTGCAGGAGCTCCAAGATACGACTCTTGGCTCGTTGTTGTCGGCTCTAATGCAGCATTGTGATCCTCCTCAGAGAAGGTATCCTCTAGAGAAGGGTGTTCCGCCACCCTGGTGGCCCAGTGGGAAGGAGGAATGGTGGCATCAGTTAGGTTTGCAGAAGGAGCAAGGCCCTCCGCCATATAAGAAGCCTCATGATCTGAAAAAGGCGTGGAAGGTGGGTGTTTTGACTGCTGTGATCAAGCATATGTTTCCAGACATTGGCAAGATTCGGAAGCTTGTAAGGCAGTCCAAGTGTTTACAAGACAAGATGACAGCTAAAGAAAGTGCTACTTGGCTTGCTATCATCAACCAGGAGGAAGCTTTGGCTCGAGACCTTTACCCAGACCGGTGTCTCCCTTTGTCCTCGTGTGGTGGAAGTGGGACGCTTCTGATTACCGATAGTAGCGAGTATGATATCGATGTTGTTGAGGATGAGTCAAACTTTGAGGTGCACGAGCAAAAACCAAGTCCCATTCAATTGTCGGATATCGGGATGGAAAGATTCAATGATAGGGTTCCAGTTCAACAACAATCTTATGCCATCAAAGATGAAATGGTCAACAATTTTGACTTCTCCCGGAAGAGGAAACTAAATGATGAGCTTAACAACATGATGGATCCTAAGAAATTAACTAGTGAGTTTCTTCCGTGCCCGCATCGAGAACTTAGACATGGGTTTCAGGATCGAACTTCAAGGGACAATCACCAACTTTCTTGCCCTGACAAAGATTCTTCCGAATTTGGGGTTA of the Primulina huaijiensis isolate GDHJ02 chromosome 1, ASM1229523v2, whole genome shotgun sequence genome contains:
- the LOC140988357 gene encoding protein ETHYLENE INSENSITIVE 3-like; amino-acid sequence: MMMFEDMGFCGDLDFFSSAPIKGLDLCPPQSADPEPEIEPLTEQVVEDDYTDEEMDVDELERRMWRDKMRLKRLKELNKGKESVDSVKKQQSQEQARRKKMSRAQDGILKYMLKMMEVCKAQGFVYGIIPEKGKPVSGASDNLREWWKDRVRFDRNGPAAIAKYKAENCVQEINEAENPLGPTPHTLQELQDTTLGSLLSALMQHCDPPQRRYPLEKGVPPPWWPSGKEEWWHQLGLQKEQGPPPYKKPHDLKKAWKVGVLTAVIKHMFPDIGKIRKLVRQSKCLQDKMTAKESATWLAIINQEEALARDLYPDRCLPLSSCGGSGTLLITDSSEYDIDVVEDESNFEVHEQKPSPIQLSDIGMERFNDRVPVQQQSYAIKDEMVNNFDFSRKRKLNDELNNMMDPKKLTSEFLPCPHRELRHGFQDRTSRDNHQLSCPDKDSSEFGVTNFSIKEVKPAAFSQSFVQPKLTIDLSALGVPEDGQRTINDLMSFYDTNIQENKNTNGSSSILKEPSLQHLQYQQNGYLQGQEIVLEPNIFSNNNMSVDQFRQSKVINPPGAENFQLMFTPPFNISSIDYTDNFPDVSRENQIKEDLPIWY